The genome window TCGTGGTGATGGGCGCGGGCTTCCTGCTCTCGGTGCCCTGGGCGCGGAAGATGACCGTCATGGGTGGCGAGCCCGCCATCTGGTACACGTTCAAACACTGGAAGAGCGCGACGTTCAGCACGCTGTTCTTCTTCGCGTCGTACTGGTGGTTCTCGCGTCCGGCGGACCGCCAGCGCATGCTCGAGGCGCTGTCGTTCGGCACGCTGCTCTCGTCGGTGATTGCGCTGGTCGACTTCGTCCACCCCTTCACGTCCAACGGCGCGCTCGGCCGCGCGACGGGCCTGCAAGGTGACCCGAACGGCACCGCCTGCGCGATCGGCATGGCGATGTTCGCCTCGTTGTATCTGGTGTTCTGGGCGCCCGACGTCTCGTTCATGCGACGCGCGTTCCATCTGGGCACGTACGCGATCTCGTTCCTGGCCGTCGTGCTCACGCTCTCGCGCGGCAACTACGTCGCGCTGGTGGTCGCCCACCTGGTGTTCTTCGCGCTCTTGAACCGGGGGCTGTTGATCGCGGGCGTCGCGACCGTCGCGCTGCTCTCGACGGTCGCGTTCCCGCTCTTGCCCAGCGTGGTGCGCGAACGCATCGAGTACACCGCCAGCGGCGGCGCCGGCTACCGCGTCGCGGGCGGCGAGCGGCTCGAGGGCTCGACCGCGCAGCGGCTCGTGCTCGTGCAGACCGGGCTCGACATGTTCCGCACCTCGCCCATCTGGGGCCGCGGGCTGAACTTCTTCTTCTTCCGCACGCCCGAGTTCAGCGCGAAGTACGGCAGCCTCGAGCAGCGCGACGCACACAACCTGCTGGTCAAGATGGCCGTCGAGATGGGCATGATCGGCGTGGGCGTGCTGCTCTGGATCTGGTGGGCGGTCTACCGCTGCGGCCGCCGCTTGTGGAAGGCGAACACCGTCGACTACCGGCTCGGCGCGGTGCTGCTGGCGTCGGGCGCGCATCTCCTGGTCGCGAACTTCTCCACCAACGCCTTCATCACCACGAGTCAGATCTCGAGTTACTTCTGGATCCTCTACGGCATGTCGGCGCGCGGCGCCGTGGAATGGGTGTCCGCGGCCGAGGCCGAGCCTTCGCTGGCGGCGGCGGTTCCCAGGTGGCGCAGGTTCTCCCAGAGGGCGGCTGCCGCGGTGTCCCAGCTGTAGTGAGTGCGGACCAGCTCGGCGCCCGCAGCGCCGAGCGCCCGGCGCCGCGCCGGATCGTTGAGGAGCGACAGCGCCGCGCGCGCGGTCTCGTCCGCGCCGTCTGCCAGCAGGGCGTGAGTGCCGGGCTCGAGCTCCGCGAAGCCCTCGCAGCTGACCCGGCTCGCGACCACGGCCTTCCTCATGGCCAGCGCGGCCTGCAGCTTGTGCTTCATGCCGGCGCCGAAGCGCAGCGGACTCACGACCACCGTGGCGCGCGCGAGGTAGGGCCGCAGGTCGGGCACGAAGCCGGTCACGAGCACGCGCCGGCCGTCCTGCAGGGTGCGCAGCGCCTCGGGCGGGTCGGGCCCGACGACGATCGCGCGCGCATCGGGCCGCGCGCGCCACACCAGCGGCATGACGTCGCGCACGAAGCGCAGCGCGGCGTCGGCGTTGGCGGGCAGCGCCAGGCTGCCGAAGAACAAGAGGTCGTAGGGCGCCTCCTGCGAGTCACTGGCGGCGTCGGGCGAGAAGTAGGCCAGGTCGACGCCCTCGATCACGCGCGCGACCTCGAGCGCCGGGAGCCGCGCGCGCACGGACGCAATGTCCACCGCCGAGCTCAGCGCGGCCCCGCCCGCGCGCGTGAGGCCCATGCGCTCCAAGCGCCGCAGCGGGCGGAGCGAGAGCCGCAGCTTCGCGCGCTCCCAGCGCGACAATGTCTCGTCGGCCGAGAGGCGACTTTCGGCCCCGCGCACCGGGTCGTCGACCAGGTCCCAGAACGTCGAGCGCCACAGCGCGCGCGGCACGTACTGCAGAGTGTCTCGCTCCCAGCAGTAGAAGACGACCGGGCCGTGCGCGCGCACCAGCGCCCGCGCGCGCGCCTGCGCGGCGCGCAGGATCGCGGGGTCGCGGAAGCGCAGGTCGAAGCTCGGCCGCACGCTGAGCGCGCTCGCCAGCTCAGCCGCCACCGACGCCGCGCCGCGCCGGTAGAAGGCGCAGGTCGAGGCGAACACGTCGCGCAGGGCGGGGTGCTCGCGAAAGCGCTCCCACTCCTCGGGCGACTGACCGACCACGCCGAGCAGGTGGACCGGCGTGCGCTGCGCGAGGCGCTTCAAGAGCTGGAACGGACGCGGCGTGCCGGGCTCGGGCGGGATCGGAAACACACTGCCGACGACCGCCACGACGGCCGGATCGGGCCCGCTCCCCACTGCGCCCTACGAAGCGTTGGGCGCGCGGCCGTAGTCGTCTTCGATCCGCACGACGTCGTCGATCTCGGGGCTCGAGACCTCGCACAGCTCGCAGTCCGAGACGGCCTCGAAGCGGTGGCGCCGGCCGGGCTCGATGCGGCGGCTCGCGCCGGGCTGCAGATCAGTGACCTCGAGCGCGCCCTTGTCGTTCTCGAGCGTGAGCCGCAGCGTGCCGCGCAGCACGTAGATGGCTTCGTCCTTCTGGCGATGGAGCTGCAGCGAGAGCCGCTTGCCCGCCTTGATCGCGAGAATCTTGCCGAGATAGCGCGGGGTCTCCGCCCAGATCTCTTCGTGCCCCCAGGGCTTTTCGACACGCCGCGACATCTTCGCGCGGCGGAGCGTAGCACAGAGCTTCTGCACCCGATCTGCGCATCGCCTGCGCGCGGGGGCGCGGTGAGTAGCCCGGCTCTCCTTTTTGGAGGGGCTCTACACACTTGTGCAGCTTCGGCCCCAGTGACCGCGACCCCGCGATGGAAGCGCTCGGAGTACAATTGGCACGCTTGTCGCAAGGCCGGTCTCCGGATCCGCCTCACCGAAATCCCCCTGACCTACGACCGAGAATGAAGCCGGTACAGAGAGTCCTGATCGTCGACGACGACGCGAGCGCCAGAGAGTGGCTCGGCGCGTTCATGCGTTCGCGCGGGCTCGTGCCGGTCGCGGCGGCCTCGGGCGAGGAAGCGCTCGAGGAGCTGCGCCGCGCGACCCCGGACGTGGTGACCCTGGACCTCGTGCTGCCGGGCATGGACGGCATTGCGACGCTGCGCGCGCTGAAGGCCTCGGCGCCGCGCGTGCCCGTGATCATCCTCTCGGGCGTCGGCACCACGCAGGCCATCGTCGAGGCGCTGCGTTTCGGTGCGGCCGATTTCCTGCGCAAGCCTTTCGAAGTCGAGGAGCTCGAGATCGCGCTCGACAAGGTGCTGGCGCGCGCCGCGCTCGAGGCCGAGAGCGGGCCGCGCGTGCGCTTCTCCGACGGCGCGTTCGGCGCCGCGTCCGCGCCGCTGTTCGCGGGTCAGAGCAGCAAGATGCGCCTGGTCGACGACATGATCGACCACGTCGCGGACACCGACATCACCGTGCTGATCCGCGGCGAGAGCGGAACGGGCAAGGAGCTGGTCGCGCGCACGATCTGGACCCGCTCCAACCGCGCGCGCCGGCCGTTCGTGAAGGTGAACTGCGCGGCGCTGCCGCACGAGCTGCTCGAGAGCGAGCTGTTCGGCTACGAGAAGGGCGCCTTCACCGGCGCGCACAAGCGCAAGCTCGGCAAGTTCGAGATCGCCAACGGCGGGACGATCTTCCTCGACGAGATCTCCGAGATGCACCCGAGCCTGCAGGCGAAGCTGTTGCAAGTGCTGCAGGACGGTCAGTTCTCGCGGCTCGGCGGTCACGGCGACGTGGCGGTCGACGCGCGCGTGATCGCGGCGACCAACCGCCACCTCGAGGCGGCGGTGCGCGAGGGCAGCTTCCGCGAAGACCTCTTCTACCGGCTGAACGTGGTCACCATCCAGCTGCCGCCCTTGCGCGAGCGCCGCGACGAGGTTCCGCCGCTCACCGATCACTTCCTCGAGCGCTACGCGCGCGAGTACGGCAAGGAGGCCAAGCCGCTGCCGGACGAGGTGCGCGCCGCGTTCCTGGTCTACGACTGGCCGGGCAACATCCGCGAGCTCGAGAACCTGGTCAAGCGCATCGTCGTCTTGGGCGACGCCGCGCCCGTGCTCGCCGAGCTGCGCGCGCGCAGCGCCTCCGCGCCGCGCGCGCCCGCGCCGGCCCCGGCCTCGACCGGCGAGCTCGATCGCTATCTCGCTGGGGAGACCCCACGAGTCAGCTTGAAGCGCGTCGCGCGCGAAGCGGCGCAGGTGGCCGAGGCGCGACTCATCGCGCGGGTCCTGCAGCGCACGCGCTGGAACCGGAAGGAAGCCGCGGCGATCCTGCAGATCAGCTACAAGGCCTTGCTGTACAAGATGAGAGACGCGGGTCTCTCGGACTCCCCTAGGCCCTAGCCCGGAGACGAACGATGCCCCCCCGACCTTCTCCCGCGAAGACCCTTCTGTCTGCGCTTCTGGCGCTGGGCCTCGCGGGCTGCGGAACCACGATGCGCCAGCAGCCGACCGCGCAGCAGCTCGAAGAGGGCGCGGTCGCCGCGCAGAGCGACTACCTGATCGGCGCGATGGACGTGCTGCAGATCAGCGTGTGGAAGGAAGAAGCGCTGTCACTCGCCCAGGTCGAGGTGCGGCTCGACGGCAAGATCTCGGTGCCGCTGGTCGACGACATCCAGGCCGCCGGGCTCACCACCACGCAGCTCAAGGACGCGATCACCGAGCGCCTGAAGGAGTTCGTGACTGCGCCCCAGGTCACCGTGATCGTGCTCAAGGTCGGGTCCAAGAACGTGTTCGTGCTGGGCGAGGTGGCGCGCCAGGGCGTGATCCCCTTGCAGCCGGAGATGCGCGTGCTCGACGCGATCGCGATCTCGGGCGGCTTCAGCGCTTTCGCCGGCAAGCGCCGCGTGAAGATCATCCGCGGTCACGGGTCACAGCCCGCGGAGTTCCTGTTCGACTACGACTCGTTCGTGGACGGCGAGAACGTCGCGCAGAACATCCTGCTCCTGCCCGGAGATCAGATCATTGTTCCGGAAGAACGACCGTTCTGGCGCTAGCGCGGCCCTCGCCCTGGCCGCGCTCGCGTGTCTCGCATCGGCCGCTCGCGCGGGCGAGACGGTCGAGCTCCGCCCGCAGATCATCGTCGAGCAGGACTACGACTCGAACATCTTCTCCATCCCGAACAGCGACCCGGCCGCCAAGGGCAGCCCGGTCACGATCGTGCGGCCCTCGCTGAACCTGGAGAGCACGGGCACGCTGGGCCGCTGGTACCTCGACGGCTGGCTGTCGAGTCACACCTACTGGGACGAGAGCGATCTCGACGGCGTCGACCGCGGCATGAGCGGCGGCTTCGACCGCACGGTCCTGCCCCGGCTCTCGCTGTTCGGCGACGGCAGCTACATGCGGATCGCCCCGCACGCCGAGATCCGCGCGCCCTCCGAAGTCGGCTTCGTGACCGAGCCGGGCACGCCGACCGAGCCCGTGATCAGCCCCGGCCAGCTGATCGAAGGCGCGGTGCCCAATGCGGACCTCGCGCAGGGCCAGTTCGGCGGCCGCTATCAGCTCACGCCGCTCGACAAGCTCCAGCTCTCGGGCGGGCCGTTCTCGGTCGACTATCTCGCGCACGAGATCGGGCGCGCCGACCTGCGCGACCGCGACGGCTGGTTCACGCGGCTGGTGCTGCAGCACGACCTCTCGTATCTCGACACGATCAGCTTCGAGCTCAGCGCGAATTCCACCAACGTCGCCGACGCGGTGCTGGCCGACGTCCCGGTGCAGGACCCGTTCGACCCGCACACCGTGGGCGTGAACACGGGCCGCGACATCAGCAACCAGCAGAGCTTCTCGATCGGCTGGGACCGGACCTGGAGCGAGCTCTGGACCACGCACATCGAGATCGGCGTCCGGCGGCTCGAGAGTCTCACCAAGGGCGCGCAGCGCCAGGTGACTCGGGTCGGCCCGCCAGTGGGCGGCTCGAGCGACGCGTTCCCGTTCCACGACTTCCTGGCCACCGACTTCGACTCGGTCGGTCCCGGCGTGGTCGGCCAGATCCTGGTCCGCCGCGCGCTGCCGCGCGGCCGCGTGCAGTTCGCCTACCAGCGCGAGACGCGCACCACGAGCAGCCTGTTCAGCTCCGACGTCGACGTCGACACGGTCAGCCTGGCTTACATCCACAACCTGTCGCAGCGCGCGACCCTGTCGCTCACCGGACTCTACGAGCACTACGAGTCGGTAAACGACTCGCCGGTCGCAGTCGGGGCGCAGTACATCGCGAACTCCTTCAACCCGGTCACGGGGCCGTCGTTCTCCTGCCCCACGGGCGGGAGGCTCACGCTCTTCGGCTCGGGCGCGAACAAGGCGGGACAGTGCCAGTTCAACGCGCGCTCCACGCTGCAGAGCGACGCCTACTACGCCGAGGCGCGGCTCGACTGGCAGCTGCGCAAGCGCTTGGCCACCTTCGTGACCCTCCGCTTCACGGACCGGACGGGGGATGTCCAGCTCTTCGGGCCGCCATACAACAAGTTCACCGTCGGCGTCGGGTTCTCCTGGGACTACGCGTTCGGCCACTAGCCGCGCGCGCGTGCTGGTCACCGGCGGCGCGGGCGCGATCGGCTCGGTGCTGGTCGATGCGCTGCTCGCGCGCGGGGACGAGGTCGCCGTCCTCGACTCCTTCCACGACTTCTATCCGCGCGCCCGCAAAGAGCTGAATCTCGCGCGCGCCCGCGCGCAGCCTGGCTTCGCGGGCGTGTTCGAGCTCGACGTGCGCGACGTGGACGGGGTCGCGAAGACGGTCGAGCGCTTCGCGCCGCGCGCGATCGTGCACCTGGCGGCGCGCGCGGGCGTGCGGCCCAGCCTGGCGGACCCGGTCACCTACGCCGACGTGAACCTGCTCGGCACCTCGGTGGTGCTGAACGCGGCCGCGCGCCAGGGCGTCGAACGCTTCGTGTTCGCGTCGTCGTCGAGCGTCTACGGAGAACGGCCGCGCGGCGAGTTCACCGAGGACCTCGCGGCCGACCGGCCGCTGTCGCCCTACGGCGCGACCAAGCGCGGCGGCGAGCTGTTGTGTCACGCGGCGCACGCCGCGAGCGGGCTGGCGGTGACTTGTCTGCGCTTCTTCAACGCCTACGGCCCGCGCATGCGCCCCGACCTGGCCCTACACAAATTTGCGACGCTCATGCTCGAGGGCCGGCCGATCCCGGTGTTCGGCGACGGCTCGATCGAGCGCGATTTCACGTTCGTGGCCGACACCGTGGACGGCATCGTGCGTGCGCTCGACCGCGCCGCGGGCTTCCACGTCTACAACCTGGGCCGCGGCAAGCCCGTGACCGTGAACGACATCATCGCGACGCTCGAGCGCGTGATCGGCCGGCGCGCCGAGCGCGAGAGCCTGCCGGCCGCGCCGGGCGACCTGCCGCGCACCTGGGCCTCCACGGCGCTGGCCGCCGCCGAGCTGGGCTACGCGCCGCGCGTGGAGCTCGAGGAGGGCGTGGCGCGCACCGTGGCCTGGCTGCGCGACGAAGGCGAGTGTGTCACTGGGTGACTCGATGAAGGCCGGCAGGTCCGGGGTCGGGATCGAGCCGCTGCGCGGGCTGGTGGCGCTCTTGTACATGGGCGGCGTGCTCTCGCTCTCGGCGCTGCCCGGGCGGACGGTCGCGCGCTGGGGGCTGTCGGTGCACCAGCTCGACCTGCTGCACATCCCGCTGTTCGCCGGCCTGGCAATGGTTACCCTATGGGCGATCGTTGCCCCGCGCGTGCCGCGTGCGCTGTGTGTGCTTTTGGCAGTGACTCTGTTCGCGGCGGGCGACGAGATTCTGCAGCTCTGGGTCCCGGGACGCGTGGCGTCGTACGCGGATTTCGCGCGCGACGCGCTCGGGGCGGTGATCGGCGTGGCGCTCTCGGAGGGCATGCGGCCGGTCGCCATCGCGCTGAGGGAGTGGGGAAGATGAACATCGCGGTGATCGGTACGGGCTACGTCGGTCTGGTGACCGGCGCGTGTTTCGCAGAGTTCGGCATCCACGTGACCTGCGTGGACAAGGACGCGGAGAAGGTCGCGCGCCTCGAGGCGGGCGAGATCCCGATCTTCGAGCCGGGGCTCGAGGAGATCGTGCGCCGCAACATGCAGGCGGGACTGCTGCAGTTCACGACCGACGCCGAGCGCGCGGTGCAGCACTCACTCGTGATCTTCATCGCGGTGCCCACGCCGCCCAGCGCGGACGGCAGCACCGATCTGTCGTACGTGGACGAGGTCGCGCGCACGATCGGCGGCCACCTCGACGGCTACAAGGTCGTGGTCACCAAGAGCACCGTGCCGGTGAAGACCGCGGAGCGCGTGCGGCGCATCATCAGTGAGTCGGCCGCCGCCGCGGGCCGCGAGGGCGTGCTGTGCTCGGTCGCGTCGAACCCCGAGTTCCTGCGCGAGGGCAGCGCGGTCGAGGACTTCATGCGCCCCGACCGCGTGGTGATCGGTGCCGAGGACCCGCAGGCGATCGCGATCCTGAAGGACCTGTACAAGCCGCTGAACCTGATCGAGGTCCCGTTCGTGATCACGAACGTCGCGACCGCGGAGCTGATCAAGTACGCGAGCAACGCGTTTCTCGCCACCAAGATCAGCTTCATCAACGAGGTGTCCGCGCTGTGCGAGGCGGTGGGCGCCGACGTGCACGACGTGTCTCGCGCGATGGGCCTCGACGGGCGCATCGGCCGCAAGTTCCTGCACCCCGGGCCGGGCTACGGCGGCTCGTGCTTCCCGAAGGACACGCTGTCGCTGGTGCAGTTCAGCCGCGAGTTCGGCGTCGAGCAGCGCATCGTCTCGGCCACGGTCGCCGCCAACCAGGCGCAGCGCGAGCGCATGCTCGACAAGGTCGAGCGCATGGTCGGCGGGGTGGCGGGCAAGACGCTGGGCGTGCTCGGTCTCTCGTTCAAGCCCAACACCGACGACGTGCGCGACTCACCTTCCATCTGGGTGAGTCAGCAGCTCTTGTGGCGCGGGGCGCACCTGCGCTGCTTCGACCCGCAGGCCATGGAGAACGCCGCGCGCGAGCTCGAGGGCGCGGTGTTCTGCGAGGACCCCTACGACACCGCGAAGGGCTGCGACGCGCTGTTGTTCCTCACCGAGTGGAACCAGTTCCGCAAGCTCGATCTGGGGCTCTTGAAGGAGCGCCTGCGCCAGCCCGTGGTCGTGGACATGCGCAACATCTGCGAGCCCGCCGAGATGCGGCGCCTGGGCTTCCGTTACACCGGGGTCGGCCGATAGCGGCGCGGGCGCAGGTGCTGCCCGTCGTGCTGGCGGGCGGCGCGGGCACGCGCTTCTGGCCTGCCAGCCGGCGCGCGGTGCCGAAGCCGTTCGTGCCGCTGGTGGGCCGCCGTACACTGATCGGTGACACCCTGCAGCGCCTGCGGCTGCTCGCGCCCGCGGCGCGCACCCTGGTCGTGTCGGCCGAGGCGCTGGCCGGCGCCACGCGCGCGGCGCTGCGCGGGCACCCGGGCACGCGGCTCTTGCTCGAGCCGGTCGCGCGCAACACTGCGGCCGCGATCGCCTGGGCCGCGGCCGAGGCGCTGGGTCGCGGCGCTTCGGGAGTCATCGGAGTGTTTCCCGCCGATCACCACATTCCCGACGCGCGCGCCTTCGCGGCGGCGGTGCGCACGTGCGCGCGGGCGGCCGCCGACGGCGAGAAACTCGTGCTGCTGGGCATCGAGCCGTCCTGGCCCGACACCGCCTACGGCTACCTGCGCCTGGGCAAGGGCGCGCGCGGCGGCGTGGTGCCGGTGGCGCGCTTCGTCGAGAAGCCCGACGCCGCGCGCGCGCGGCGCTTCGTCGCCGACGGCGGCTACCTGTGGAACGCGGGCATGGTTCTGGCGCGGCCCGAGCGGATCCTGGCCGAGACGCGCGCGCTCGCGCCCGAGGTCTGGGACGCCCTGGGCCCGACGCTGGAGCGCATCGCCAAGGGCGGCCGCCCGCCGCGCGCCGCGCTCGCGCGCGCCTATCGCGCGGTCCGCCCGCTCTCGTTCGACTACGCGGTCCTGGAGCGCAGCCGGCGCGTGTTCGCCTTGCGCGGGCGTTTCGCCTGGAGTGACCTCGGCAGCTGGGACGCGCTGGGTGCGCACCTGCCCGCGCTCGGCGAGAATCGGGTGCATGCGGGCACGCCACCGGTCCTGCTCGATGCGCAACACAATGTCGTGTGGACCTCGACCGATAAGACTGTCGCGCTCCTCGGCGTGAAGGATCTGCTTGTGATCCAGACCACCGATGCACTTCTGGTCTGTGCTAACCATCGGGCGCAAGACGTGCGAAAGATCGTGGACGAGCTGGCTCGCCGCGGCCGTGAGGATCTCCTGTGAGCGCCCGAGACCTCGCCGACGCAACACCCGGGGGATCAGGGATGAAAGACCGCAACGAAGCTCTGCGCGCGATTCCGTTGTTCCGGGATCTCGGTGAGAAGGATCTCGCCGACATCGCGGGCCTGCTGATCGACCGCAAGTTCCCGCGCGATGCCGTCATCTACGAGGACGGCTCGATCGGCGACTACATGTACATCATCCAGGAAGGGCAGGTGAAGGTCACCAAGATGTCCGAGGACGGGCGCGAGAAGATCCTCGAGATCCTCGGCCCGGGTGACTTCCACGGCGAGATGGCGCTGCTCGACCGCGCGCCGCGCTCGGCCTCCGTGAAGACCACGACGCCCTGCGTGCTGCTGGCGCTGTCGCGCCAGGACTTCCTGGGCCTGCTCAAGCAGAACCACGAAGTGACTCTCGAGCTGATCCGTGTGCTCGCGCGCCGCCTGCGCGAGACCGACGAGCAGATCAAGGGGCTCCTGTTCGAGCGCGTCGAGGGCCGCACCCGGCGCCTGCTCGCCCGCCTGGCCAAGGAGCCGGTGCCCGAACGCCAGGACCGCATGGCGACGTCACCCATCACGCACCAGCAACTTGCCGACCTCGTGGGCACCAGCCGCGAGACCATCACCCGCGTGGTGAAGGAGCTGAAGGACGAGGGCTGGCTGGAGCAGGAAGGCAAGCGCTACCTGGTCCCGGCGGCCGACGCGAATTCCGAATAGCCCAACCCGGGTTAGACTACCGGGCGAAAACGCACCGGTTCTCCGCCCCGTCTCACCCGAGGGAGGGTCTCCCAGCATGCGCGCCGCCCTGGTCTGCTCCATCGTCCTCCTCTTGGCTTTTGCCGGCGGCTGCAAGTCCCGCGAAGCGCGCATCCTGCAGCAGCGCCAGACGGCCAAGGAGTACTACGACAAGAAGGAGTGGAGCGAGGCCAAGATCGCGCT of Myxococcota bacterium contains these proteins:
- a CDS encoding O-antigen ligase family protein, producing MADALGYAYLPFAALALALMFWRPVVALVFVAAFFPLDAVSPRLGVPGVNTETILLLSALAVTILRFGARLPPLRYSAPVIAFIVVMGAGFLLSVPWARKMTVMGGEPAIWYTFKHWKSATFSTLFFFASYWWFSRPADRQRMLEALSFGTLLSSVIALVDFVHPFTSNGALGRATGLQGDPNGTACAIGMAMFASLYLVFWAPDVSFMRRAFHLGTYAISFLAVVLTLSRGNYVALVVAHLVFFALLNRGLLIAGVATVALLSTVAFPLLPSVVRERIEYTASGGAGYRVAGGERLEGSTAQRLVLVQTGLDMFRTSPIWGRGLNFFFFRTPEFSAKYGSLEQRDAHNLLVKMAVEMGMIGVGVLLWIWWAVYRCGRRLWKANTVDYRLGAVLLASGAHLLVANFSTNAFITTSQISSYFWILYGMSARGAVEWVSAAEAEPSLAAAVPRWRRFSQRAAAAVSQL
- a CDS encoding cupin domain-containing protein gives rise to the protein MSRRVEKPWGHEEIWAETPRYLGKILAIKAGKRLSLQLHRQKDEAIYVLRGTLRLTLENDKGALEVTDLQPGASRRIEPGRRHRFEAVSDCELCEVSSPEIDDVVRIEDDYGRAPNAS
- a CDS encoding sigma-54 dependent transcriptional regulator; the encoded protein is MKPVQRVLIVDDDASAREWLGAFMRSRGLVPVAAASGEEALEELRRATPDVVTLDLVLPGMDGIATLRALKASAPRVPVIILSGVGTTQAIVEALRFGAADFLRKPFEVEELEIALDKVLARAALEAESGPRVRFSDGAFGAASAPLFAGQSSKMRLVDDMIDHVADTDITVLIRGESGTGKELVARTIWTRSNRARRPFVKVNCAALPHELLESELFGYEKGAFTGAHKRKLGKFEIANGGTIFLDEISEMHPSLQAKLLQVLQDGQFSRLGGHGDVAVDARVIAATNRHLEAAVREGSFREDLFYRLNVVTIQLPPLRERRDEVPPLTDHFLERYAREYGKEAKPLPDEVRAAFLVYDWPGNIRELENLVKRIVVLGDAAPVLAELRARSASAPRAPAPAPASTGELDRYLAGETPRVSLKRVAREAAQVAEARLIARVLQRTRWNRKEAAAILQISYKALLYKMRDAGLSDSPRP
- a CDS encoding polysaccharide biosynthesis/export family protein; its protein translation is MPPRPSPAKTLLSALLALGLAGCGTTMRQQPTAQQLEEGAVAAQSDYLIGAMDVLQISVWKEEALSLAQVEVRLDGKISVPLVDDIQAAGLTTTQLKDAITERLKEFVTAPQVTVIVLKVGSKNVFVLGEVARQGVIPLQPEMRVLDAIAISGGFSAFAGKRRVKIIRGHGSQPAEFLFDYDSFVDGENVAQNILLLPGDQIIVPEERPFWR
- a CDS encoding NAD-dependent epimerase/dehydratase family protein is translated as MLVTGGAGAIGSVLVDALLARGDEVAVLDSFHDFYPRARKELNLARARAQPGFAGVFELDVRDVDGVAKTVERFAPRAIVHLAARAGVRPSLADPVTYADVNLLGTSVVLNAAARQGVERFVFASSSSVYGERPRGEFTEDLAADRPLSPYGATKRGGELLCHAAHAASGLAVTCLRFFNAYGPRMRPDLALHKFATLMLEGRPIPVFGDGSIERDFTFVADTVDGIVRALDRAAGFHVYNLGRGKPVTVNDIIATLERVIGRRAERESLPAAPGDLPRTWASTALAAAELGYAPRVELEEGVARTVAWLRDEGECVTG
- a CDS encoding VanZ family protein, whose product is MKAGRSGVGIEPLRGLVALLYMGGVLSLSALPGRTVARWGLSVHQLDLLHIPLFAGLAMVTLWAIVAPRVPRALCVLLAVTLFAAGDEILQLWVPGRVASYADFARDALGAVIGVALSEGMRPVAIALREWGR
- a CDS encoding UDP-glucose/GDP-mannose dehydrogenase family protein, translating into MNIAVIGTGYVGLVTGACFAEFGIHVTCVDKDAEKVARLEAGEIPIFEPGLEEIVRRNMQAGLLQFTTDAERAVQHSLVIFIAVPTPPSADGSTDLSYVDEVARTIGGHLDGYKVVVTKSTVPVKTAERVRRIISESAAAAGREGVLCSVASNPEFLREGSAVEDFMRPDRVVIGAEDPQAIAILKDLYKPLNLIEVPFVITNVATAELIKYASNAFLATKISFINEVSALCEAVGADVHDVSRAMGLDGRIGRKFLHPGPGYGGSCFPKDTLSLVQFSREFGVEQRIVSATVAANQAQRERMLDKVERMVGGVAGKTLGVLGLSFKPNTDDVRDSPSIWVSQQLLWRGAHLRCFDPQAMENAARELEGAVFCEDPYDTAKGCDALLFLTEWNQFRKLDLGLLKERLRQPVVVDMRNICEPAEMRRLGFRYTGVGR
- a CDS encoding mannose-1-phosphate guanylyltransferase, whose translation is MLPVVLAGGAGTRFWPASRRAVPKPFVPLVGRRTLIGDTLQRLRLLAPAARTLVVSAEALAGATRAALRGHPGTRLLLEPVARNTAAAIAWAAAEALGRGASGVIGVFPADHHIPDARAFAAAVRTCARAAADGEKLVLLGIEPSWPDTAYGYLRLGKGARGGVVPVARFVEKPDAARARRFVADGGYLWNAGMVLARPERILAETRALAPEVWDALGPTLERIAKGGRPPRAALARAYRAVRPLSFDYAVLERSRRVFALRGRFAWSDLGSWDALGAHLPALGENRVHAGTPPVLLDAQHNVVWTSTDKTVALLGVKDLLVIQTTDALLVCANHRAQDVRKIVDELARRGREDLL
- a CDS encoding Crp/Fnr family transcriptional regulator, whose amino-acid sequence is MKDRNEALRAIPLFRDLGEKDLADIAGLLIDRKFPRDAVIYEDGSIGDYMYIIQEGQVKVTKMSEDGREKILEILGPGDFHGEMALLDRAPRSASVKTTTPCVLLALSRQDFLGLLKQNHEVTLELIRVLARRLRETDEQIKGLLFERVEGRTRRLLARLAKEPVPERQDRMATSPITHQQLADLVGTSRETITRVVKELKDEGWLEQEGKRYLVPAADANSE